One window from the genome of Sandaracinaceae bacterium encodes:
- the nth gene encoding endonuclease III, translating into MKRSDKAERIQTILDALYPEVPIPLDHESDFQLLVAVVLSAQTTDKKVNEITPALFAEAPVPAAMASLGRERILTLIRQLGLAPQKAKALEGLGRMLVEEHGGEVPRTFEALEALPGVGHKTASVVMAQAFGVPAFPVDTHIHRLAARWGLSDGSSVTRTERDLKRVFPEARWNDLHLQIIYFGREHCPALRHDLTGCPICGWAATKKRIAEEAAASRPKRRGKRPETKRKRRQPGTDG; encoded by the coding sequence ATGAAGCGGAGCGACAAGGCCGAGCGCATCCAGACCATCCTGGACGCGCTCTACCCCGAGGTCCCGATCCCGCTGGACCACGAGAGCGACTTCCAGCTGCTCGTGGCCGTGGTGCTGAGCGCGCAGACCACGGACAAGAAGGTCAACGAGATCACCCCCGCGCTCTTCGCCGAGGCGCCCGTCCCCGCCGCGATGGCCAGCCTGGGGCGCGAGCGAATCCTCACGCTCATCCGGCAGCTCGGGCTCGCGCCCCAGAAGGCGAAGGCGCTCGAGGGGCTCGGCCGGATGCTCGTCGAGGAGCACGGCGGCGAGGTCCCCCGCACGTTCGAGGCGCTCGAGGCGCTGCCCGGCGTCGGGCACAAGACGGCGAGCGTGGTCATGGCGCAAGCGTTCGGCGTGCCCGCGTTCCCGGTCGACACCCACATCCATCGCCTCGCCGCCCGCTGGGGCCTGAGCGACGGCTCGAGCGTCACGCGCACCGAGCGCGACCTCAAGCGGGTCTTCCCCGAGGCGCGCTGGAACGATCTGCACCTCCAGATCATCTACTTCGGCCGCGAGCACTGCCCGGCGCTCCGGCACGACCTGACCGGCTGCCCCATCTGTGGATGGGCGGCGACGAAGAAGCGGATCGCCGAGGAGGCCGCGGCGAGTCGCCCGAAGCGACGGGGCAAGCGACCTGAGACGAAACGGAAGAGGCGTCAGCCAGGAACGGATGGGTGA
- a CDS encoding SGNH/GDSL hydrolase family protein, which produces MRPARSHSAVLVSTALVVGLLCCSSPAQPQERPAADRRAAARPTQTPAAPSPPAVAVHPQPELSPFTPRVVANLRAIRGRSDRRQDDVFMKVGDSSTVSRGFLRCFADPDEVQLGAHDALGPTVAYFRNRHAGGRDSFRRQSRAAHEGWSARHVLSGNPPPVLAEVRAIRPRFAFVMNGGNDVEGQDDYVYATRMMRIAEMLGENGVIPILNSIPPRDDDADADRWVARYNQVSWAIAEAMALPYLDYHQVMEGLPRRGLAGDGVHPNIFIEGSRGLACRFDAQGLQHGHNARNLLALRGLDLLRRTVLEAEAAPSPDPEAPPGRGTADAPWDIRRLPFAELRDTASEGSSAIDAYPGCDAPQDESGRELVYRLHVDAPLDVRVLAVGRGDTDVDVHLLRERAEGAACVERADREIERRLTPGTWLITVDTFVDAGAPRAGEVLVLIAPAPAAR; this is translated from the coding sequence GTGAGGCCCGCTCGCTCGCACTCCGCCGTTCTCGTCTCGACCGCCCTCGTCGTCGGCCTCCTCTGCTGCAGCAGCCCCGCGCAGCCCCAGGAGCGCCCCGCCGCGGACCGGCGCGCGGCCGCTCGACCCACGCAGACACCCGCCGCGCCCAGCCCGCCCGCGGTGGCCGTGCACCCTCAGCCGGAGCTGTCCCCGTTCACTCCGCGGGTGGTCGCGAACCTTCGCGCGATCCGTGGGCGCAGCGACCGACGGCAAGACGACGTCTTCATGAAGGTCGGCGACTCCAGCACCGTCAGCCGCGGGTTCCTGCGCTGCTTCGCCGATCCCGACGAGGTCCAGCTCGGGGCACACGACGCGCTCGGGCCGACCGTCGCGTACTTTCGCAATCGGCACGCCGGGGGGCGCGACTCCTTCCGGCGCCAGAGCCGCGCGGCCCACGAGGGCTGGAGCGCGCGGCACGTGCTCAGCGGGAACCCGCCGCCCGTGCTCGCCGAGGTGCGCGCCATCCGGCCGCGCTTCGCCTTCGTGATGAACGGCGGCAACGACGTCGAGGGGCAGGACGACTACGTCTACGCCACGCGCATGATGCGCATCGCGGAGATGCTCGGAGAGAACGGGGTCATCCCGATCCTGAACTCGATCCCCCCGCGCGACGACGACGCGGACGCCGACCGATGGGTGGCTCGCTACAACCAGGTCAGCTGGGCGATCGCCGAGGCGATGGCGCTTCCCTACCTCGACTACCACCAGGTGATGGAGGGGCTGCCGCGCCGCGGGCTCGCGGGGGACGGCGTGCACCCGAACATCTTCATCGAGGGCAGCCGCGGCCTCGCCTGTCGCTTCGACGCGCAGGGACTCCAGCACGGTCACAACGCGCGCAACCTGCTCGCGCTGCGGGGGCTCGACCTCCTGCGCCGCACCGTGCTCGAGGCCGAGGCGGCCCCGTCGCCGGACCCGGAGGCGCCGCCGGGGAGAGGCACGGCCGACGCGCCCTGGGACATCCGCCGGCTGCCCTTCGCGGAGCTGCGGGACACCGCGTCCGAGGGCTCGAGCGCCATCGACGCGTATCCGGGCTGCGACGCTCCGCAGGACGAGTCCGGCCGGGAGCTGGTCTACCGGCTCCACGTGGACGCGCCGCTCGACGTGCGCGTCCTGGCCGTCGGGCGCGGCGACACCGACGTCGACGTGCATTTACTGCGGGAGCGTGCCGAGGGGGCGGCCTGCGTGGAGCGCGCGGACCGCGAGATCGAGCGTCGGCTCACTCCCGGGACCTGGCTGATCACGGTCGACACCTTCGTGGACGCGGGCGCGCCTCGTGCGGGCGAAGTCCTGGTCCTGATCGCCCCTGCGCCTGCGGCCCGTTGA